Genomic segment of Dromiciops gliroides isolate mDroGli1 chromosome 3, mDroGli1.pri, whole genome shotgun sequence:
GCTCTGGCTTCTCAAGATCTTTGGTCACCTAATTTCTAAGTTACCACCTGAAGTTTTGCATCATCTGAGTATACAAGTCattcattgaaagaaaaaatgttaagcaGCATAGGACCAAGAACCATATCTTGGGCCATTACAATAAATACCTCCTGACAAGTTGGCTttggactatatttttcttttttctttttttcttttttttttttagtgaggcaattggggttaagcgacttgcccagggtcacacagctagcaagtgttaagtgtctgaggccagatttgaactcaggtactcctgactccagggccggtgctctatccactgtgccatctagctgctcctggactatattttttcaaaagctactCTGAGTTCAGCCCTTGAACCAATTCAAAATCCACGGAATTGTATTACagtttttctatcttttccacaTGAATAGTGTGACTTGCTAAAATATAGAGAAATTATGTGTAAAGCATTCCcctattttaatatttacaaactatcaaaaaataaacTTAGTTTTTCCTGACCTGTTCTAGAGAGAACCATGCTAATTCTTTTCAGTGCCCATATCCTTTTTTAGATATATGCCAAACATCTCTTTAATGATTGATTCTAGAATTTTCAAAGGAACCAGAGTCAAggtcactggcctatagtttgcagGCTCTCTTATTTTCCctgttttgaaaatcaggacaacATTTGTAGTTTTGGAGTCCTACTCTCCAGTATCTACCAAACAATACCAATAGTGTTACAGTAATTATATCTACTAGTTCTTGAAGTATCTAAGAATGGAATAATTTTGGCCCACATTACTTGAATTTATCAAGAGCAGCTAGGTACTTTCTTACCATTTCCTTGAATGTCTTAGAAATAGACTTCAATTACCtacattttttccatcatttacgtttgtgagatttaaaattggatactagagcattaacctccccctTTTAACCTTAGCTTCTAAGCttagcttcttccatttactagtctgggagataaataagggaaaggttaaaaaggggaggttaatgctctagtatccaattttaaatctcacagtttggtgaccccggaagggaccttaaggaccctgccaccctccctagtttggccacaagccagctaatttggtggattttccaaatccacccccccccccccacacacacatagactttccctttgcctaatctcccttaaagactttaagcctctaaaagccttgttttaaaggaaaaagccagtccagtttaaaatatgattgaatttcttgttttccctttgtttttttcatttttttgcattggagcgtgttggggtaccatactgtccaaatttagacatctagtttacttggtattccttcattgtgttatcggtttcctcctcactcacatagcaaaatctttttggtataatggtatgaatgtaactgtctccactgaaaatgtgtttaatattagtaggaattttatgcctgcagttgaaataaattgtaataccatactcacgatagttcacatgactataactctcattatgggtattatcatgGATGTAAAGTGGAAAGAGATTACAGGTAGATCACGTGGCAAGAGAGACActaagatagctccccctactggaggtaacccagcTTCAGTAAcagatattggccagtctttagaatcaaatcagcaGAAACTACTTCGCTttcaggaagctatagaacataataaatagggagtgccaattcaggttagaaaatataaCCCCGTTACACCAAgtgacttgagctcatggaaagcaatcttccctagttttgagaaacatccaaacattgtagtttcacagttaaggactatatttaatacatatcaacccacttgggctgatgttacttgccttatggaaactttactgtccccaactgagattacagatattatctcagcaggaaatgcccttgttgcgaagggtaaggccgatatgggatggcctctaaaggatccagagtggaattataataatgacagggaattccaaagattaaaagatgctagggaaacacttctgaagtgaatggaattatgctctagaaaacccaAAAACTGGACAAAATTTATGAGtacatttcaggaggctaatgaaagaccaagcagattttacgataggctttgtgagaccgccaggcaataTACCAGACTGGATCCAATTGatttaaaagattcttatattattctcaatATGTTtgtttgtaattcactgccagaagtacgcaaatattttctgactcaatgtccagattggaggaaTTTCACAGCTGATAGAATTAAGTaccttgcaaattatgtctttgactcacgtgaggaaggtccagatcaccctaaacagggCATTCTAGCACTGGCAATTCCTAGTCAACCATGTGAAtaccagaacaagggcactaaggtaTGTTGTtactgtcagccatgtgaacaccagaacaaggacactaaggtgtgttgttactgtcgtaaggaggggcatgaattgagggaatgtaggacttggagaagaaattctaattataggcgaaatcaaaatagaagtAGACCCTatcagaggaatacagaaaggcagtaccagaataatggtaaccaaggaccccttcagaagaggacacaggaatgacaggatcttggggaggaatggaacatagataatgaaagccatatattcccagatccagattgtttgaatgcccttgtaccagtccatgcacctccccagagtaaagaaccacgtgtcaccctaaaagtgggggagacttattacgattgtctgctagacacaggagcctctaaatcagtattagtaagcaaaccagaccctgggtgtagacctgtaggatttttgaatgtagtaggagtctcaggaaaaaatcagagagtggcaaaattgaaccctcgcatggtatctatggggcccttaacagtggaacattcattcttactcatgcctgatgcccctgtaaatttattaggtactgatctcctttgcaagcttagagcaaccataccTTGTGCTCCAGacggggctgtctccctacaattgccagaggatactgttcatttattatcAATTTTACTTAtggaagctcaaggaacagtaggggaggtatccaaaatcccctctgacattcctgagtctttatgggcctcatcccctaatgaggtggggctccttaagtctgccatgcctgttacctttaaagttaaggggggaccacccccctccattccacagtatccattgtctagggaagcaatagaagggatcacccctataattgaggctttgaaaagccagggtattattattccatgtcatcactctccatgcaatactcccattttgccagttaaaaaacccaagcctggaccagatggtaaacctgtttatcgttttgtgcaagatcttagagcaattaataattatgttatccctcgACATGCTATAGTGGCTTCCCCTTCTGTCATAATAACGTCCACTCCCTGTGAATCTACATGCTTCAcggtggtagacctctgctctgcctttttctccataccagtacatgaggacttccaaaatttatttgcttttacctggaaaaatagacagtggacctggactagactcccacagggatttgtagacagtcccacattattttcccaaattttacagcaggatctggcctccattacctttaaaggctccacactagtacaatatgttgatgacttacttttggcctctcctaatgctgaagtttgtcaggaagatagccgtcacttactgctggagctgcacaagagaggacacaaggtttccaagacaaaggtacaatggtgtttgccccaggtagaatatttaggatttattttggctgctggaacttgctctgtctcatctaagagagtccaggccattcaacaactctctgcccccactactaagaggcaattgagagccattctgggagcagctgggtactgtagacaatggataccctcttttggtgaaattactaaacctctcatagctctaacaaaaagttctgtcccagacattttacagttggatcctcagcatctctcagccataaaagaattaaaacaggccttgttatcagcacctgccctaggactaccagattatagtaagcctttcactctctttgtgcatgaacaaaggggggtggcttctggagttctgactcaattactggggcctaaccaatgccccatagcctactattcaacccaGCTGGACTATGTAGTGGCTGGagcaccaccttgccttagagcagtggcggccacagcccttttagtagaaaaagcctctgatttggtcctaggtaaccctctaactgtgtaacgccctcacgaagtggaggctcgcTTACTACGTCagaggacacaagccttttcagatcaaaggccggctaagtatgaaataaccctgttaggtaatgagaatatcactctgAAACACTGCACAGTTCTCAACCCAGCAAtgctactccctaacttaccattatCGGAggagccattgcatgactgtgcttctttagttgatatggctgaaaaaccccgtgatgatctttttgatacacctttagaaaaccctgatcttgtcctctatacagatggttcctcatttatgagagagggaacccgttttactggagctgctgtagtttctgattatgacaccctctgggcagcttctctgccttcccattttagtgtgcaggctgctgaacttgtggctcttacacaagcctataatatagccaaaggtaagagtgccaccatttttactgacttgaaatatggctttggcatatgccactttattggtatgatttggctacaacgaggcttcctaacatcctcgggcaaggctattgccaatggggaccttatcaaggacctcttagatgccctgaaactgccttcttccctagccgttgtacattgccctgcccacacagggaatagtgatcctgtttcaaagggaaatgcatgagccaattctgcagccaagcttgctgcattagaagctcctgaacatgtatttaacctttcaccttctgaggatattcctttcacctaacctatgatgattctgaagtagaaaagtggaaaaagaaatttaaggtgaaacagatcaatggcgTCTGGATGTCTctggaaggtaagccacttcttccccagaaattctaccaccaggtatgcctctctgttcacagaaaaggccattttggtacacaaggcattgtagactctattaagagaacctggatagcaccaggtgtgactaacacagcatcttgaatctgcttgggctgctccacatgtcaaacttataatcagtatgcttttaaagccaaagcttatggaggacgtcctctagcatatacaccttttgagcacttacaaattgattatattactatgccaaaagctggacattataaattttgctttgttatagttgatcaactcacttggtgggtggaggcatttcccagcccccaagccacagctgcctttgttgccaaaattcttcttaaagagatagtacctcgttttggcccaccagcccgtatcgattctgacaaaggcacacattttactgattcgattttatcccaaatctactctttcttgggagtaactccaaaattccacacgccctaccatccacaaagttcagaccaagttgaacgtatgaataaagagcttaagagtatgattggcaaattatgtactgaaacccatttgaaatggcctgatgttctaccattggcattattctatctatgaaGTAGACCAAGaagagaacttcatatatctccttatgaaatgcttattggtcaccctcctattcaagctaaaactttttccccagtttatacatcactggtaggaggtgatacttctgttgccccctatatacaggaattacaaactaggctacgtgaactccatgaggcaggagctgtggtccaggcaggaccattagacttttcattgcacaaTTTGATACCAggggataaaatatatgtaaagaattttcagagaaccagtggaacccagcctgcctgggagggaccttttcaggtattattgacaactcctactgccattaaaattggtgaaaaagactcatggattcattgctctcatgtaaagcctgcaccattcataggtgaagagatttcagatagacctgaggtagacgctaaagagcaaaaaaccctaatgatagcaactgttaaagagcaaagagagtccagaggaaataggcagttcccatttgatagtcccactgatcatttaaatgctttgggactcagtcttcgtaaagtatcaggagatggaatagAATACATGAATTCATGACTCAACTTTCCATTGaaagttcatttgtaaaatgttggtATTTTATGTGATTGACAACACAAGTTTTAGTAGGCAAAGTCATTAATTCCAAATACAACTCACAAAAGCCTAGTACTGGAATAAAGACAGGAATAATTTATAGAATACATTAGATTGGATTTCATCTTAGAGGGAATCATAGATTAATACAAGTAAAAACATCAAGCAGAATAGTTTCTGTAGgtaatattttaatatcaaatCCAAAATATCCAGTGTTTAATATGTTCATTCAAAGAGGTTGGGAATGGATTAGAAAGTGGAGGGGGGCACTATAATGTTAGAACTCCAGATAAATCAGTTAGATATGTAGTTGTATTATGAGGAGACTGATTTGATAGGAGTTAAGGCCCATAGAATACAGGTGTATGGATCATTCCAGATGGTTCCATCATACCTTAATCTCCTTAAGAGAAAtagtattttccttccttctcacatAAGCCATTAtcagtgtgtgcgtgtgtgtgtgtgtgtgtgtgtgtgtgtgtgtgtgtgtttgctcaCATGTGTAAGAAGCAGAGATGACTGGGATTCGTAAAACTATATCCTTCAGGACTCTTCTTAGGTCATCACAATGACGAGCTTCATGGGATTGTCTCTTAGCAGTACTTACTTCAAGGTGGAGTGGATTCTCTTGGGGGTGATCATGCGGATGATCCCTCTAcggattttcttatttttcacacTATAGATGATGGGGTTGAGAACAGGGGGTACTAGCAGGTAGATGTGAGCCATAAGGACATGCACAAGGGGAGAGGCATGCTTAGCAAAACGGTGGACAATGGAAAGGCCAATCATGGGCACATAAAGGATGAGGACAGCACAGATGTGGGAAGCACATGTGTTCAGGGCCTTGAGCCTCTCCTCCCAGGATGCGATGTTCAACACAGAGTGAAGGATGAATATGTAAGACACCAAGATGCCCAGTGAATCAAATCCCCAAAATAGAGTGACCAGAACCAACCCATAGATAAAATTGAATTTGGTGTCTGCACAAACCAGCCGTATTATATCCTGATGCAGGCAATAAGAATGAGAGAGGACATGGGAGTGACAGAATGGGAAGTATGATAAGCGAATCATCAGTGGAATGACAGGGAGAGAGCTCCTAAGAACTGCAAATATTCCAATTCTGGCAATGCGATGTGGGGTGAGGATGGTGGCATACTTTAGGGGATGGCAGATGGCTACATAACGGTCAAAGGCCATTGCCAGGAGTACTCCTGATTCTGTGAAAGAGAAGGAATGGATGAAAAACATCTGTATCACACAGGTGTTGAATTCAATCTTCCTAGAAATGGACCACAACACTTGGAGAACAGATATAAGGGTGGGAAGGGACATGCCCATGTCTGCAAAGGACAACATGGCCAAGAAATAGTACATGGGTTCATGGAGGCTTGGGTCAGTCCGGATAGCATGAAGGATGATGCAGTTACCCACTATTCCAATAAAGTAGAGGATGCAGAAGGGTATAGAGATCCAGTGGTGTATTGCCTCATAACCAGGAATTCCAGTAAGGTAGAATGTGGAGGAAGGGATGCTACTGGCATTGAAATCTGCCATGGAAATAGCCCCCAGGGCCACAATCCCATGCccttaaagaaaatgaaagacacGTTAAAGGTTAGAATGAGGACTTCACTATATATTGGGAAACTCTTCCACACCATAAAAACTTACCTATATCCATCTTCTCACTTTTTCATTGTATGTCTCTAATAACTCACTTTCCCTCCTCTTATTTGAACAATAATCATAAAAGTAATGGGGTTCAAGGTTCTCTGATTTTTAAGTCTCTTTTTCTGCTATTGATAGTATTCAAATTGAGCAGCTAGAAAATTCAAGTCTTATTGCCAGAGTCTTAAAGAGGCATATgacaatttaagaaaaaagaggatggatatttaaggcaatagACATCAATCTccaaaattaagagaaaaaaaattggatgcACTAGAGATAAAAAGGATGTTTAGATACAAGGAAAATGGGGTCAAAACAGAGAgactttattaaaataataagttgagtaggaaaaaaaaacattattatccATAATAGCACAAGTTCTAAAGATCTATTTATCTTTTcccatttaaaattattgttgCTTGACTTTGTTTCTAGCAAAAATGGTCTTTTTAGTCTGTGCTAACAAAGAGAGAGAATCTGTCCTTTTTTGACATGAGTTATGAAATTTTAGAATAACATTCTGCTTCAGCATGAATGAGCAGTCATATTTAACCTGGATGTTTTGCCTTCGTTTTCCCCAGTTTTTAATACAAGAATATCCAAAAGACATAATGGAGTGTGTCCTACCTTGTACTCTAATCAATCTAACAGCTTAATACACCTTTTTCCCCTCATCTGAAACATAACAACCTTTCCCAAAGGACATTTACTGTCCCGTTGTGACCTCAGTATGATAATATGTTTTCTATGTAATATAATTGCCATAGAggttggggtgggtgggtgggattTCCAGATTTCCATTTGTTCCATGAAGatttcttttacatatatatatatatatatatatatatatatatatatatatatatccctactAATTCTAAATACCTATGAAAGCTACAAGTGAAGGACTTCTCCTATACTTCCGAATAGTCCAAATTCATTGATTCTATGGCCAATCTCTCTATGCATGATTCTGAATCCTGGAACAAAGGATATAATCAGATCTAGAGTCCTAGTTATCCAagcttttacattttctttactATACATCTAGATGCAAGATTATGAATTGGGGGAATTtatcttttcttatatttttctttgcttaGTGGTTTATTTCTTTGGTTCCCAGTGAGGCATTAACTTCTAACCCTATATCCAACACTTCTCTCTGGCTTTTTGCTTGCTACTCCCTTTTCCATTTGCAGTTAATATTCTGTCAGCTCTATctgtttgtttccattttaatatGATGCTCAAATGGAAAGGAGTCCAAGAGACCATTGTTGTTTGGAATATGGATTGCATGAATCATTCCCCcataaaatctcataaaaatcTCAAACTTCTTGTGTTCTAAAGTAAATCCAGTCACTAGCCAGTGATGGGCAACCAACTCTTTCTGGAAatacccattccacttttgattttttcatttttagcaaGTTTTATCTTGCATCactaaaaatatgtttttctgCAATTTCTACATCTTACTCCTAGTTTTCCCTTccagaagaaaatcaaagaaagtgtAATTCCTAATCATAATGATAGttctttaaataattgaaaagagTTGTCATATCTcttcttgatttcttcttctaccaGGAAAACATGCTTAGTTTCTTCAGCCTATACTCCTAGGAAATGCTGGCAGGCCCATCATTTTAATTGTTACAATCTTCTGTTCTCCAAATTCTAGGCTGTCAGTCTCTTGACATTAACTCAGATCTGCATTGGGCATTCCAGATATGGTCTGAGCAGAGCagtatacaataaaattataatattatttaaaagaagaaaagttctTAAGCTAAAAAGGCCTCACAtataatctaatccaaccccttaatttccctGATTATTAAAAACATTCCTCTAGTGTTTCAAAAAATAACagtagtttttgttttgctttttgcctgCCACATAACACCATTGATATGTACTGACCAAGGAGTTTGCTAAAATACAGTTTTTTTCTCCCCACAGTAACTGCTATCTGTTCACACTTCACCTATTCTATTctcataaaatttattttggaCCCAAATAAATGGCATGCATTTTTTCAATcttagaaagtattttattattttccattaacatgtaaagatagttttcaacatttggttttataagaatttgatttccaaattttttctcccttcctcccttccctcccccagacagaaagcaatcagatttatgtctcatatacatacacacatgtatgcgtgcatgcatacatatgtatgcttatatatgtatacaaatgtgcatacatgcatgtatatgcatgtgcatatgcatatatacataaattcccattaaacatatttccatgcattcttttttaaaaatttaatttggcCTACATGATTTGCTTCCAAGATAATTTCACATCCTGATTATATTATTTGAAATATGAGTTCTCCTCAAGACTTTTTTCACCTGCATTTTCACCTTCATCTAAGAAGGGATAGTAGGGATACATTTACAGAACTGTTAAAACAGCACAAGCCCCTATTCTCCTTTCTCTACATTCTCAATTTCATATTTAaaccccttcctactttccacATTGTTGAGTCCTTTCTTTGCCCATCCCTAGTTGCTGTTTGCCCCTCCATCAACTCACTCAGTTGCAGGATGGTTGCCCTCAGCTTAGACAAAAGCCTTTCTGTTTCCTTAACTTGGTGGATTGAGTTGTGTAATTTCTTGACTTTCCAAGGCTGTGTCTGGTGGAGGAATGCCAGTCAAGGAAATCAGGTGAGCACCAATGCTTCAGGCAAATCTCTCTATTTATGTAACTGCTCGTGTCCCTGGTGGAAAGAAACTTTGgtctaatgaaaatgaaaaaccacGGGGAGTCCCTGGTTGAGCAAAGTGTTTGCCTGTACAACTTTCTTGACTGTCTTTTGTATGAAACTGCTGGAGAACCAACAGGGCACTTAATTCTCCATTTTCCATCCCTGACAAGGGTACCCCATTGAACTATATTTAGTTTTCCAGGCCCATATTCACGGGACACTTTGAGGTAGAACACCTCACTtatatgaataattataatattttaggAATTAGAGCTGGTCTTTTAGAGATCACTAGTCTAACCCCACCAtattatagattaggaaattaagTTTTGGAAAATATAGGCAGTGGTGAGTAGCACAGCTGGGTTTTAAATCCAGTTCTGACTTCAAAGTGCTCTTCCCCTAAGTCATGGAACCTGCAATCAAACAAATATTTGGTGgctagagcacctgtcctggattcaggaggacctgagttcaaatccgacctcagacacttgacacttactagctgtgtgaccctgggcaagtcgcttaaccccaaatgcctcaccaaaacaaacaaacaaacaaatatttgctgactgTGTGTCCAGTCTCATGCTAGATACTGTGGAGGAGATGAGGGGAAAATATATAAGACACGGTACAAATTTTCAAGAGTATGCAAACTACTGTGAAGATGAGTCACACCAAAATTAATAGCAATACAATATAATTAATCACAGAAACAAGAATTCAGAGGAAAATAATGAAGATCAAGGTAATTAGGAAAGACCATGCATTAGACTGGACTGCAAATGGGGTACATTTTGAAAGACAGAAAGGCTATGAAAAATATTAACCAAGTGTAACAACCAGATGAGGAGTTTAACTTCTACAATTGGGAGGCAGGGAACAAGATGTACACATCCAAATCAatataaaaaattacaaagtaaCTGATAGTGGAGCATAAAAGGCAACatcaggaaaagcctcttgtggggggagggggcagcaacTGAAATGAACTTTTGATGAAGCCAGAAATTTTAGGAGATCTAGGTTAAGGAGAGAAAGCTTTCCAAGCAAGGAGAATAGAAAATCTGTACAAAGGCATGTGAACAGTAGATGGAATGTGTTATATGGGAAATATTAAGTAGATAAAATTGCATGGGTCATAAAGGATATGAGGGATCTGAAATCATTCTGAAGTCATACTGGGAATGACCTTAAATGCCATAAAGAATAGTTACTTTTACCCTCAAAGGAAGCCTTGGGAGTTTCTTGGGCAAGAATAGCATAGTCAGAATTATCCTTTGTCAATTATTTCACAAGTTTCTTATCagaaaaaatgtttcataaaccttaaattgttatataaaagaaaattgtcaTGTGTAGGATTTGGAAGAGGGATGTTAGTCTTGAGAAAAAATTGGGGGCATCTTTCTATGATAATCTGTCTCTGTACCCCCTTTTCATTCTTGGTATCACTTCTCTGTAACTCCCCATATCTGAAAAGTTCATTGGCTGTAATCTTCCTAACTAATATGCGCTTCCATCTGCTTGTTTTATTAGATATAGAAAATTAATCAGCTATTTCAGATGTTCTTCCTTTCCTTATGAAACACAACCTTTGGT
This window contains:
- the LOC122748061 gene encoding olfactory receptor 51I2-like, producing MADFNASSIPSSTFYLTGIPGYEAIHHWISIPFCILYFIGIVGNCIILHAIRTDPSLHEPMYYFLAMLSFADMGMSLPTLISVLQVLWSISRKIEFNTCVIQMFFIHSFSFTESGVLLAMAFDRYVAICHPLKYATILTPHRIARIGIFAVLRSSLPVIPLMIRLSYFPFCHSHVLSHSYCLHQDIIRLVCADTKFNFIYGLVLVTLFWGFDSLGILVSYIFILHSVLNIASWEERLKALNTCASHICAVLILYVPMIGLSIVHRFAKHASPLVHVLMAHIYLLVPPVLNPIIYSVKNKKIRRGIIRMITPKRIHSTLK